The following coding sequences lie in one Capsicum annuum cultivar UCD-10X-F1 chromosome 5, UCD10Xv1.1, whole genome shotgun sequence genomic window:
- the LOC107869977 gene encoding uncharacterized protein LOC107869977 has product MAVPWSTTLWMAKMVWIALSSWVVSCLTIADEVAASLRTGDIGPFHVG; this is encoded by the coding sequence ATGGCGGTTCCGTGGAGTACAACACTGTGGATGGCTAAGATGGTGTGGATTGCATTAAGTAGTTGGGTAGTTTCTTGCTTGACTATTGCTGATGAGGTTGCTGCCTCTTTGAGAACTGGTGATATTGGTCCTTTTCATGTTGGTTGA
- the LOC107871495 gene encoding putative disease resistance protein RGA1, with protein sequence MAESFLFNIIERVLAKVSSIAVYEISLAWNVKTDLRKLQSTLSTIKAVLLDANEKQAKNHEVRDWLEKLRDVVYDVDDLMDDLSTQLLLQMHFQKSFGKKVRRFFSSSNPIIYRFKIGRRVKEIRELLNEIADDRKSFHFTEHNYLIPAENTSREQTHSSVRASDIIGRDADQENIVKQLIDSHNEENISVIPIVGLGGLGKTTLVKLVYNDNRVVQNFDLRMWVSISEDFSLRKIIEKILRSATGESFDHLDMDQLQGCLGNVLRLKRYLLVLDDVWNEDQHKWTDLRELLMNCASGSKIVVTTRSKMAALITGTVPPYYLEGLASDDCLSLFLKCAFGGQDNMFPNLVEIGKEIVKKCGGVPLAVKTLGRLLYTKTDENEWLQIRDNEIWEIEQKESDILPILRLSYEQMPSHLRQCFAYCSMLSKGQEIPREDFINRWIAQGFIQSSNRNSKLEDIGNQYFDELLSRFCFLDVVQAFDGEILACKIHSLVHDLAQSVAGAECLNVKPNAFVVPERVRHLFFHAEDMSGKHFPKFLLPLRKLRSFSYSFNVGPVNKFFVKTILSNFKRLRMLVLSNLDLEELPTSIGHLKELRYLNLSGSGNIKFLPRSMSKLVNLQTLNLINCEQLKELPRDFAKLISLKTLYLTTQQISVGIKCKNQHSFTSLQFLLLFKCCFPKLQPELVQHFTALRVLRIYECPSLCSLPSSIRYLTSLEKLWIWNCEELDLMDGEGMSGLSSLRSLLLMGLPKLVTLPLELKDTAPATSKYFRIADCPNLVELPEWLQNYSSLQRLYVEDCPALASIPPGIYNHNVNVHIIDCPLLSGGC encoded by the coding sequence ATGGCGGAATCGTTCTTGTTCAATATCATTGAACGAGTTTTGGCTAAAGTTTCTTCAATTGCTGTATATGAGATCAGTCTAGCTTGGAATGTTAAGACAGATCTACGGAAACTCCAAAGCACATTATCCACCATCAAAGCTGTACTTCTAGATGCAAATGAGAAGCAGGCAAAGAACCATGAAGTGAGAGATTGGCTGGAAAAGCTCAGAGATGTTGTTTATGATGTCGATGATTTGATGGATGATTTATCGACACAGCTGTTGCTGCAAATGCATTTCCAGAAAAGCTTTGGGAAGAAGGTAAGAAGATTCTTTTCAAGTTCAAATCCAATTATATATCGATTCAAGATTGGCAGAAGGGTAAAAGAAATCAGGGAGTTACTGAATGAGATTGCAGATGATAGGAAAAGTTTCCACTTCACGGAACATAATTATCTAATTCCAGCTGAGAATACAAGTAGAGAACAAACACACTCCTCCGTGAGGGCCTCGGATATCATTGGTAGAGATGCTGATCAAGAGAACATTGTAAAACAGCTGATAGATTCTCATAATGAGGAAAATATATCTGTGATTCCTATTGTTGGACTTGGAGGACTTGGAAAGACCACACTTGTTAAGTTGGTTTATAACGATAATAGGGTAGTTCAGAATTTTGACCTCAGAATGTGGGTTAGTATTTCAGAAGATTTTAGTCTGAGAAAGATAATTGAGAAAATTCTGAGGTCGGCAACAGGAGAGAGTTTTGACCACCTAGATATGGACCAATTACAAGGCTGTTTGGGCAACGTTTTACGATTGAAAAGATATTTACTTGTGCTGGATGATGTGTGGAATGAAGATCAACACAAGTGGACGGATTTGAGGGAGTTGCTGATGAATTGTGCTAGCGGTAGTAAAATTGTTGTCACTACACGCAGTAAGATGGCTGCTTTGATTACTGGAACAGTTCCACCTTATTATTTGGAAGGTCTTGCTAGTGATGACTGCTTATCTTTATTTCTGAAATGTGCATTCGGAGGGCAGGACAATATGTTTCCTAATCTAGTAGAAAtaggaaaagaaattgtgaaaaagtGTGGAGGAGTGCCTTTGGCTGTGAAAACCTTGGGAAGGTTGTTGTACACGAAAACAGACGAGAATGAATGGTTGCAGATAAGAGATAATGAGATATGGGAAATTGAACAGAAAGAATCTGACATTTTACCAATATTGAGATTGAGCTATGAACAGATGCCATCACATCTAAGACAGTGCTTTGCCTATTGCTCCATGTTATCTAAAGGTCAAGAAATTCCGAGGGAGGACTTCATCAATCGCTGGATTGCTCAAGGATTTATACAGAGTTCAAACAGAAACAGCAAGTTGGAAGATATCGgtaatcagtactttgatgaGTTGCTATCAAGGTTTTGCTTCCTAGATGTGGTACAAGCCTTTGATGGAGAAATATTGGCTTGTAAGATACACAGTCTTGTGCATGATCTTGCACAGTCAGTGGCAGGTGCAGAATGCTTAAATGTGAAACCCAATGCTTTCGTGGTTCCCGAAAGAGTTCGCCACTTATTTTTTCATGCAGAAGATATGTCTGGGAAACACTTCCCCAAATTTTTGCTTCCCTTGCGAAAGTTGAGGTCTTTCTCTTATTCCTTTAACGTTGGACCTGTAAACAAGTTCTTTGTCAAGACAATATTGTCAAATTTCAAACGCCTTCGGATGTTAGTCTTGAGCAATCTAGATCTTGAGGAGTTGCCGACTTCGATAGGCCACTTGAAGGAATTGAGATACCTTAACCTTAGTGGCAGTGGTAACATCAAGTTTCTTCCAAGGTCTATGAGCAAATTAGTAAATCTGCAGACTCTTAACCTCATTAACTGTGAACAGCTTAAGGAGTTGCCGAGAGACTTCGCAAAGTTAATCAGCCTGAAGACCTTGTATTTGACTACACAACAGATATCGGTAGGGATCAAGTGCAAGAATCAACATTCTTTCACTTCTCTTCAATTTTTGCTTCTTTTCAAATGTTGTTTCCCAAAATTGCAGCCAGAACTGGTGCAGCATTTTACTGCACTTCGAGTTTTGCGTATCTATGAATGCCCAAGTTTATGTTCTCTTCCAAGCAGTATTAGATATCTGACTTCACTTGAAAAGCTATGGATCTGGAACTGTGAAGAACTTGATTTGATGGACGGAGAGGGAATGTCAGGCCTTTCGAGTCTTCGATCTTTGCTTCTGATGGGGCTACCTAAGTTGGTAACTCTACCATTGGAACTAAAAGATACCGCTCCTGCAACATCAAAGTACTTCAGAATCGCCGATTGTCCCAACCTGGTAGAGCTTCCAGAGTGGCTGCAGAATTACTCCTCACTTCAGAGACTGTATGTAGAGGATTGCCCTGCTTTGGCGTCGATACCTCCTGGAATCTACAACCACAATGTCAATGTCCATATAATTGACTGTCCATTGCTAAGTGGAGGATGCTAA